One Armatimonadota bacterium genomic window carries:
- a CDS encoding N-acetylornithine carbamoyltransferase yields MKNFVSFLDHSPELVRQIVEDGLAIKKGAKVPKNILGKTLGMMFFNPSLRTRVSFELAMKQFGGEAISLSASGDVWNLEFGEGAVMNGATVEHVKDAAKVLSRYVDGLAIRSFGELKDLTDDLSERVLKSFAKYADIPVVSMESATEHPAQALADMMTIRERHGEDRVKFVLSWAPHVKALPMAVPHSAILAAAHLGLDITIAHPQGFDLAPKFVDYSRNVANQLGGSLSINHSQEDALVGAKVVYAKNWAPSSAYGNPDKLAHMLGEHSDWLMTGDKIAGADTLLHCLPVRRNLEVADSALDNPRSAIYDEAENRLWAQVALLDTIFAP; encoded by the coding sequence AAGGGCGCGAAGGTGCCCAAAAACATCCTTGGAAAAACATTGGGCATGATGTTTTTCAACCCGTCCCTGCGTACGCGCGTATCGTTTGAACTCGCGATGAAGCAGTTTGGAGGCGAGGCGATCTCGCTTTCGGCCAGCGGGGACGTGTGGAATCTCGAATTTGGTGAGGGCGCGGTGATGAACGGCGCGACCGTCGAGCACGTGAAGGACGCGGCCAAGGTCTTGAGCCGGTATGTGGACGGCCTGGCGATCCGCAGTTTCGGCGAACTGAAGGACCTGACGGACGACCTGAGCGAGCGGGTTTTGAAGAGCTTTGCGAAGTACGCAGATATTCCGGTGGTGAGCATGGAATCGGCGACCGAGCACCCGGCGCAGGCGTTGGCGGACATGATGACGATTCGCGAGCGACACGGCGAGGACCGAGTGAAGTTCGTTTTGAGCTGGGCTCCCCACGTGAAGGCTCTGCCGATGGCGGTTCCGCATTCGGCGATTCTGGCAGCGGCGCATCTGGGGCTCGATATTACGATTGCGCATCCGCAGGGCTTTGATCTTGCGCCGAAGTTTGTGGACTACTCGCGCAACGTCGCGAACCAGTTGGGTGGCTCACTGTCGATCAATCATTCGCAAGAGGATGCGTTGGTGGGAGCGAAGGTGGTTTATGCCAAGAACTGGGCTCCATCTTCGGCTTATGGCAACCCAGACAAGCTGGCGCACATGCTGGGTGAGCACAGCGACTGGTTGATGACCGGCGACAAGATCGCGGGGGCAGATACGCTTCTGCACTGTCTACCGGTGCGACGAAATTTGGAGGTCGCGGACAGCGCGCTGGACAACCCGCGTAGTGCGATCTATGACGAAGCCGAGAACCGGCTTTGGGCTCAGGTAGCCTTGCTAGACACGATTTTTGCCCCTTAG
- the argB gene encoding acetylglutamate kinase — protein sequence MTSPQISSVVDFSSIRSAFPYIKTFRGKRFVFKLGGELCENKATLKQIMEQIALLSMFGIKVLIVHGGGKHATELGERLGYRSAFVSGRRVTSEEMIEVAKMSFAGVLNSDLVASMNSLGIPALGISGVDFNLVQAHRRPPVKIHDDRVGEEREVDFGFVADVDGINSAALETLLSLEAVPIVASLVAEDDGTILNINADTLATELAKAMGASKLIQLTAVDGVMSDLKDPGSLISVLTAKEAEAMMSDPSVSGGMIPKLKNAVAALEGGVDQVHIISGTKQDAILQEIFTNEGSGTMIMG from the coding sequence ATGACATCCCCTCAAATCTCATCCGTTGTCGACTTCTCCAGTATTCGAAGCGCGTTTCCGTACATCAAGACGTTTCGCGGGAAGCGGTTCGTGTTCAAGCTGGGCGGCGAGCTTTGCGAGAACAAAGCCACGCTCAAGCAGATCATGGAGCAGATCGCGCTCCTCAGCATGTTCGGGATCAAGGTTTTGATCGTGCACGGTGGGGGCAAGCACGCGACCGAGCTTGGCGAGCGTCTGGGCTACCGAAGCGCGTTCGTTTCGGGTCGGCGGGTGACGTCGGAAGAGATGATCGAGGTGGCGAAGATGAGCTTTGCTGGGGTGCTGAACTCGGACTTGGTGGCTTCGATGAACTCGCTCGGGATTCCGGCGCTGGGCATCAGCGGGGTGGATTTCAACCTGGTGCAGGCACACCGGCGTCCGCCGGTGAAGATTCACGACGATCGAGTGGGCGAGGAGCGGGAAGTCGACTTTGGTTTTGTGGCAGACGTGGACGGGATCAATTCGGCGGCTTTAGAGACGCTATTGAGTCTGGAGGCGGTGCCGATCGTGGCTTCGCTGGTGGCGGAGGACGACGGGACGATTTTGAACATCAACGCGGACACGCTGGCGACCGAGCTTGCGAAAGCGATGGGCGCTTCGAAGCTGATTCAGTTGACGGCGGTGGACGGGGTCATGAGCGACCTGAAGGACCCGGGTTCGCTGATCAGTGTGTTGACGGCGAAGGAAGCAGAGGCGATGATGAGCGATCCGTCGGTTTCGGGCGGGATGATTCCGAAGCTGAAGAACGCGGTGGCGGCGTTGGAAGGTGGTGTTGATCAGGTGCACATCATCAGCGGGACGAAGCAGGACGCGATTTTGCAGGAAATTTTTACGAACGAAGGTTCGGGCACGATGATCATGGGTTAG